Proteins encoded together in one Prunus dulcis chromosome 3, ALMONDv2, whole genome shotgun sequence window:
- the LOC117622041 gene encoding beta-amylase, translated as MYIIGAMTSVTLGSLGEKIRLHSRCFCPNVLFINVPENAEGASKVWRQGTKNAPTFSCRSIISRSPPQAVASEISTTEPKATTTLTYEEKMLRNYVPIFVMLPLGVITVDNVLEDKDKLVKELKELRAAGVDGVMIDVWWGIIESKGPKQYDWTAYRSLFQAVQERGLKLQAIMSFHQCGGNVGDVVTIPLPQWVLDIGESDPDIFYTNLKGNRNPEYLTLGVDNRRLFSGRTAVEIYSDYMKSFRENIADFLETGLIIDIEVGLGPAGELRYPSYPESQGWVFPGIGEFQCYDKYLQADFKEAATAAGHPEWELPDNAGEYNDAPESTEFFKSNGTYLTEKGKFFLTWYSNKLLSHGDQILDEANKAFVGCKLKLAAKVSGIHWWYKADNHAAELTAGYYNLKDRDGYRPIARMLSRHRAILNFTCLEMRDSEQSADAKSAPQELVQQVLSGGWRENIEVAGENALSRYDSTAYNQILLNARPNGINRDGQPKLRMYGVTYLRLSDELLQKTNLNLFKTFVKKMHADQDYCPDPKKYNHHLGPLERSKPEISIEQLLEATKAEDAFPWDKETDMSVSGGLLSNLIGKLFSLFK; from the exons ATGTATATAATCGGCGCCATGACAAGCGTAACTCTAGGTAGTTTGGGAGAGAAAATAAGGCTTCACAGCAGGTGCTTCTGCCCAAATGTTCTTTTCATAAATGTACCTGAGAATGCAGAAGGAGCAAGTAAAGTATGGAGGCAAGGAACGAAGAATGCTCCTACATTCAGCTGCCGCAGTATAATCAGCAGAAGCCCTCCGCAAGCTGTGGCATCCGAAATTTCCACCACAGAACCAAAG GCTACAACTACTCTCACTTATGAAGAAAAGATGCTCAGAAATTATGTGCCAATCTTTGTGATGCTCCCT TTGGGAGTTATTACGGTTGATAACGTTTTAGAAGACAAAGACAAACTCGTGAAAGAGCTGAAGGAGCTACGAGCAGCAGGTGTTGATGGGGTCATGATAGATGTGTGGTGGGGGATCATAGAATCCAAAGGACCTAAGCAGTATGATTGGACTGCTTACAGGAGCTTGTTTCAAGCAGTTCAGGAACGTGGGTTGAAATTACAAGCTATAATGTCATTCCACCAATGTGGTGGGAATGTAGGAGATGTTGTAACCATCCCACTCCCCCAGTGGGTACTTGATATCGGAGAATCGGACCCTGATATCTTTTATACCAATCTCAAAGGTAACAGGAACCCAGAATACCTCACTCTAGGTGTGGATAACCGGCGTCTCTTTAGTGGACGAACTGCTGTGGAG ATATATAGTGATTATATGAAGAGCTTCAGAGAGAACATTGCAGATTTTCTAGAAACTGGACTTATTATAGACATTGAAGTGGGGCTTGGCCCTGCAGGAGAGCTCAGGTATCCCTCTTATCCAGAAAGTCAAGGATGGGTTTTCCCAGGCATTGGAGAATTTCAG TGCTATGACAAGTATCTCCAAGCAGACTTCAAAGAGGCTGCAACAGCTGCAGGTCATCCTGAATGGGAGTTGCCAGATAATGCAGGAGAATACAATGACGCTCCTGAATCTACAGAGTTCTTCAAATCAAACGGGACATACCTTACTGAGAAAGGGAAGTTCTTCTTGACTTGGTACTCTAACAAATTACTGAGCCATGGCGATCAGATCCTGGATGAAGCCAACAAAGCTTTTGTGGGGTGTAAATTAAAGCTAGCAGCCAAA GTATCTGGAATCCACTGGTGGTATAAAGCTGATAATCATGCCGCGGAGCTTACTGCAGGATACTACAACTTGAAAGATAGAGATGGGTACCGACCTATAGCAAGGATGCTGTCAAGGCATCGTGCTATTTTGAATTTCACATGTTTAGAGATGAGGGACTCTGAACAAAGTGCTGATGCCAAAAGTGCGCCTCAGGAACTTGTTCAGCAG GTTTTGAGTGGAGGTTGGAGAGAAAACATAGAAGTTGCAGGGGAAAATGCACTTTCAAGGTACGACAGTACAGCTTATAATCAAATCCTGTTAAATGCTAGACCAAATGGCATCAATAGAGACGGCCAACCAAAATTGAGGATGTATGGAGTGACATACCTTCGTTTGTCTGATGAACTACTACAAAAGACGAATCTCAACTTATTCAAGACATTTGTAAAGAAGATGCATGCTGATCAG GATTACTGTCCAGACCCAAAGAAGTACAACCACCACCTAGGTCCTTTGGAGCGGTCAAAACCAGAGATTTCAATCGAACAACTTCTGGAAGCAACCAAAGCAGAGGATGCATTCCCATGGGATAAGGAAACAGATATGAGTGTCAGTGGTGGTCTACTTTCTAATTTGATAGGGAAATTATTTTCTCT
- the LOC117622694 gene encoding pollen-specific leucine-rich repeat extensin-like protein 3, which produces MCYVGKATKIFIFVVTVLVVLGLVLGFGVLRHGLQKTHKCSADSDSCHSLSSPPLIFPNPNSSSNQPNPPSTDPTLTQPSPPTPNLNPPPPNPDSNQPPPTSISSPPPPPTSIQTPPPPATPIQTPPPPATPIQTPPPPDPTLNPPSSPPPPASTAPPPFNPPRQPQVTPGPVHA; this is translated from the coding sequence ATGTGCTATGTGGGAAAAGCAACAAAGATCTTCATTTTCGTAGTCACAGTGCTTGTGGTTCTTGGGCTCGTTTTGGGATTTGGGGTTTTGCGGCATGGCCTCCAGAAAACCCACAAATGCTCCGCCGATTCAGACTCTtgccactctctctcttctcctcctctcATCTTCCCCAACCCCAATTCCAGTTCGAACCAGCCCAACCCACCATCCACAGATCCCACCTTGACACAGCCCAGCCCACCTACCCCCAATTTAAACCCACCTCCACCTAACCCAGATTCAAACCAGCCTCCGCCGACCTCAATTTCAAGCCCACCTCCTCCACCGACCTCAATTCAAACCCCACCTCCTCCGGCGACCCCAATCCAAACTCCACCTCCTCCGGCGACCCCAATTCAAACTCCACCTCCGCCAGACCCAACTCTCAATCCGCCATCTTCTCCGCCTCCGCCGGCTTCAACGGCGCCGCCGCCGTTCAATCCACCAAGGCAGCCTCAGGTGACGCCAGGCCCTGTCCATGCTTAG